In Engraulis encrasicolus isolate BLACKSEA-1 chromosome 15, IST_EnEncr_1.0, whole genome shotgun sequence, the following proteins share a genomic window:
- the ino80db gene encoding INO80 complex subunit D-B, which produces MYEGKHIHYSELDHKPLCSYSPKLCKQRRLNGYAFCIRHVLEDRSAPFRQCEYVAKYNSQRCTNPIPKAEERRYCNSHLQVMGVLPKKERKKRHDSLESLALNITVPSLALKTSNGGLDHLPPSPPASLPSLLSLDPFGLGCGVDGVAHAETVLHKQKPSQGRHQNSHHHHHHHHQPKQQKLHRETAEPVVRSSPLPSNNNNNANTPGRSAANTPGRLVAAHLPNTPGRTVAHLPQHASTLQLQHKQQQQQQLKQQQQQPPVAPPAVSNASYSVGLQQGGVCKPASPPAPLPPPPQAHHSNASALSNQKQELVSRPASQNRKSTPSVMPIPTRALSTATLTHAHTHVHTNAKTSATSVTPRLSITMTPGRLSRLQKIMEEHASRSSDLHPHFGLDWSEEWTPEDDDEEVARVASYQYWRLQARRSEESAGSSSGSSRSQRVAGLAGQLQQQYSALRREEKALRRHRRSHTELRKALVQAAAHEPHHAAQLLQNTNNTDASNTRISWQQDSRPGLCTGNTKGIACHNGALPFTQHCFQHILSNGSQQLFNSCTARFADGAQCSVPVFDITHQTPLCDEHAKKMDNFLRGDVSRRMYHQQQQQQQQRKPKAALRKPKPKPKAKPAALTKKHKKKSKRGPQRPQKPIPPALPQGNLAMPLASAAAASTTSAATSTLTVPTSQSSSIRSPLTPDLSADEFPDDIPTDINDISHELELNQEDFSDVLPRLPDDLQDFDLFEAAGKTSELLPTSEEADELVRVLQAMGSYPDSLACLSSMGVGDLGQPDGGSVVVDSSSVSSRHLPSGVVDLLSARLTADTFSGLELDPNLLHPTVGDVDVDADDAFPPSPLSPQPPLTPPSSVPGGGSAAVVLADCTFTRRQPLQHHLVADCGGSLSSGGGGGGGGSSTTSSSSSSNGGGVCHIDLHRLQQDVAAASSSSSSAGPWSGLPLDLTDGPPFHSLVGSETLLQLSTALSTPPAPLPPLAPCQPTAPLSALPQSSLTVAPTPSDILFITSSSSSVACSAAASTSLPQDPLFSSSSSFSSSSSLGALKHPSPQLLSHCGIPTDLQPHHSSPAPPMDQA; this is translated from the exons ATGTACGAGGGCAAACACATCCACTACTCGGAGCTGGACCACAAGCCTCTGTGCTCCTACAGCCCCAAGCTGTGCAAGCAGCGGAGGCTCAACGGCTACGCCTTCTGCATCCGCCACGTGCTGGAGGACCGCAGCGCCCCCTTCAGGCAGTGCGAGTATGTGGCCAAGTACAACAGCCAGAGATGCACCAACCCCATTCCCAAAGCAGAGGAACGCag ATACTGCAATAGCCATCTGCAAGTCATGGGTGTCCTGCCCAAGAAGGAGCGCAAGAAGAGGCACGACTCGCTGGAGTCGCTGGCCCTCAACATCACCGTGCCCTCTCTGGCCCTGAAGACCTCCAATGGTGGGCTGGACCACCTGCCCCCTTCCCCGCcggcctccctcccctccctgctgTCGCTGGACCCCTTCGGCCTGGGCTGCGGGGTGGACGGCGTGGCCCACGCAGAGACCGTGCTCCATAAGCAGAAGCCTTCTCAGGGCCGCCACCAGAactcccatcaccaccaccaccatcaccaccagcccaAGCAGCAGAAGCTCCACAGAGAGACGGCCGAGCCGGTCGTCAGGTCCTCTCCCCTTccgagcaacaacaacaacaacgccaaCACACCTGGGCGTTCGGCTGCCAACACACCTGGACGCTTGGTGGCCGCTCACCTTCCAAACACACCTGGCCGTACGGTCGCCCACCTTCCGcagcacgcaagcacactgcagctacagcacaagcagcagcagcagcaacagctgaagcagcagcagcagcagcctccagtcGCGCCCCCTGCAGTCTCCAATGCCTCCTACTCAGTTGGTCTTCAGCAAGGGGGTGTATGCAAGCCcgcttctcctcctgctcctcttcctcctccacctcaggcCCACCACAGCAATGCATCGGCGTTGTCCAATCAGAAGCAGGAGCTGGTTTCGAGGCCCGCCTCTCAAAACAGGAAGTCAACCCCCTCTGTAATGCCCATACCAACGCGAGCCTTGTCGACTGCCaccctcacacacgcgcacacccacgtCCATACCAACGCCAAGACCAGTGCCACCTCAGTCACACCACGCCTTTCCATCACCATGACACCTGGCAGGTTGTCACGGCTACAGAAGATCATGGAGGAGCACGCAAGCAGATCCAGTGACTTACATCCACACTTTG ggctggactggtctgaGGAGTGGACCCCTGAGGACGATGATGAGGAGGTGGCGAGGGTGGCGTCGTACCAGTACTGGAGGCTTCAGGCAAGACGCTCCGAAGAGAG TGCTGGTAGCAGTAGCGGCAGCTCGCGTAGCCAGCGTGTGGCGGGCCTGGCAggccagctgcagcagcagtacTCTGCGCTGCGCAGGGAGGAGAAGGCCCTCAGGAGGCACCGCAGGAGCCACACCGAGCTGAGGAAGGCCCTAGTACAGGCGGCCGCGCACGAGCCACACCACGCCGCACAGCTGCTGCAGAACACCAACAACACAGACGCCTCAAa TACCAGGATCTCATGGCAGCAGGACTCCAGGCCTGGGCTCTGCACTGGCAACACCAAGGGCATCGCATGCCACAACGGGGCCTTGCCCTTCACACAACACTGCTTCCAAC ACATTCTATCAAACGGCTCTCAGCAGCTCTTCAACAGCTGCACGGCGCGCTTCGCTGACGGGGCGCAGTGCTCCGTGCCAGTCTTTGACATCACGCACCAGACGCCACTCTGTGATGAGCACGCCAAGAAAATG GACAACTTCCTACGGGGGGACGTGAGTCGGCGCATGtaccaccaacagcagcagcagcagcagcagcgaaagCCCAAGGCGGCCCTGCGCAAGCCCAAGCCCAAGCCTAAAGCCAAGCCCGCGGCGCTCACCAAGAAGCACAAGAAGAAGAGCAAGAGGGGCCCCCAGCGTCCCCAGAAGCCCATTCCCCCCGCCCTGCCCCAGGGCAATCTGGCCATGCCCTTGGCCTCCGCTGCTGCCGCCTCCACCACCTCCGCCGCCACCTCTACACTTACTGTTCCCACCTCACAGTCCTCCAGCATCAG AAGCCCTTTGACTCCAGACCTCAGCGCTGATGAATTTCCCGACGACATCCCGACTGATATCAACGACATTTCTCACGAGCTGGAGCTCAACCAGGAGGACTTCTCCGATGTTCTCCCCAGGCTTCCAGACGATCTGCAAGACTTTGACTTGTTCGAAG CTGCAGGTAAGACCAGCGAGCTGCTTCCCACTTCTGAGGAGGCGGACGAGCTGGTGCGCGTGCTGCAGGCCATGGGCTCCTACCCAGACTCCCTTGCGTGCCTCAGCAGCATGGGTGTGGGCGACCTTGGCCAACCCGACGGCGGCTCGGTCGTCGTAGATTCGTCGTCTGTGTCGTCGCGGCACCTCCCGAGCGGCGTGGTGGACCTCCTGAGCGCCCGGCTGACGGCCGACACCTTCTCCGGCCTGGAGCTGGACCCCAACCTCCTGCACCCCACCGTGGGGGACGTGGACGTGGACGCCGATGACGCCTTCCCGCCGTCGCCGCTCTCCCCCCAGCCCCCTCTCACGCCGCCTTCCTCCGTGCCCGGCGGCGGCTCAGCGGCGGTGGTCCTTGCGGATTGCACCTTCACCCGCCGGCAGCCCTTGCAGCACCACCTGGTGGCGGATTGCGGTGGCAGTCTCagcagtggcggtggcggtggtggcggcggcagtagcaccaccagcagcagcagcagcagcaatggtggTGGGGTCTGTCACATAGACTTGCACAGGCTCCAGCAGGACGTTGCtgccgcctcctcttcctcctcctccgctggccCCTGGAGCGGCCTGCCTCTGGACCTCACCGACGGGCCGCCTTTCCACAGCCTGGTGGGCTCCGAGACGCTGCTGCAGCTGTCCACTGCCCTGTCCACTCCTCCCGCGCCGCTGCCGCCTCTTGCACCGTGCCAGCCCACCGCGCCCCTCTCTGCCCTACCGCAGAGCAGCCTGACTGTGGCCCCCACCCCCTCCGACATCCtcttcatcacctcctcctcttcctcagtggCGTGCTCTGCAGCGGCCTCCACCTCCCTGCCTCAggaccctctcttctcctcttcttcctctttctcttcctcctcctcgttggGCGCCCTCAAGCATCCGTCTCCCCAGCTGCTGAGCCACTGTGGCATCCCTACTGACCTCCAGCCCCACCACAGCTCTCCGGCGCCCCCCATGGACCAAGCGTGA